In Leptospira sp. WS58.C1, a single genomic region encodes these proteins:
- a CDS encoding NADH-quinone oxidoreductase subunit H encodes MVTATFLLGILIRILSFISLPFLCGGVLQKIRAFAQGRKGAPVLQILYDTIRMMKKSPIDGPFSGFFSESSAIFAFSFGLVLWSLVSFEWASLLLIPFLIGMIRFATVAYAVENGTSFGGMGAAREILLFIFGEPILILILVVLESNVVFHENFAHISFAILFFLGATLIVLSELAKPPFDDPRTHLELTMVHEAMLLEASGRTRAFFELAHQFKTASLFLLLTKLGLEHVEVFLGVSSVPIWKELASFGGAILLSALIGYWEANSTRRKWIWIPELLGLNFIFMLILGILLKLGK; translated from the coding sequence ATGGTCACAGCTACTTTCTTATTGGGCATTCTGATCCGGATTTTATCCTTTATCTCTCTTCCGTTCTTATGTGGAGGTGTTCTTCAAAAGATCAGAGCTTTTGCTCAAGGCAGAAAAGGGGCGCCTGTACTACAGATCCTATACGACACGATCCGAATGATGAAAAAAAGTCCGATAGACGGTCCTTTCTCCGGATTTTTCTCGGAAAGTTCCGCGATATTCGCTTTCTCTTTCGGACTTGTTCTATGGTCCTTAGTTTCTTTCGAATGGGCTTCCTTATTACTGATCCCATTTTTGATCGGAATGATCCGATTTGCAACTGTCGCTTACGCTGTGGAAAACGGAACTTCTTTCGGCGGAATGGGAGCGGCAAGAGAAATTCTTCTCTTCATATTCGGCGAACCCATCCTGATACTAATACTTGTAGTATTGGAATCCAACGTGGTATTCCATGAAAACTTCGCACATATTTCTTTTGCGATTTTATTCTTTTTGGGAGCTACCTTGATCGTTCTTTCCGAACTCGCCAAACCTCCGTTTGACGATCCAAGAACCCACCTTGAACTCACGATGGTGCACGAAGCGATGTTACTCGAAGCTTCCGGAAGGACTAGAGCATTTTTCGAACTGGCTCACCAATTTAAGACCGCTTCCTTATTTTTACTTCTAACTAAACTAGGACTGGAACATGTGGAAGTATTCTTAGGAGTCTCTTCCGTTCCGATCTGGAAAGAATTAGCTTCCTTCGGAGGAGCCATTCTTCTTTCCGCGTTAATCGGCTATTGGGAAGCAAACAGCACCAGAAGAAAATGGATTTGGATCCCGGAATTACTCGGCCTGAATTTTATCTTCATGCTGATCTTGGGAATTCTTCTGAAACTAGGTAAATAA
- a CDS encoding proton-conducting transporter membrane subunit: MTVLAYLSVITSLLAPFLIGNVLGVDFFGKDSSIGLGVTLQAILGGFISVYVYGYEKEKKTLVVFGYAVFFLSTGICYLVGKSLWLILFWELSTISAFLLYVGGKWNDASIRSFVALVAAGGIGAFCFTFWIFSNDPSSGLFFLILGLLIKSAFFGVHFWLPEAHAGAPAHASAAYSGLLVNLPLVLFSKFAFPLLPGTHYTTVLIPLAGIGVLWAGITALFSREVKKSIAYSTVENMNFLWLSLLISAYWQSSEQESLRMLSKAFGVLFLISLVHHSISKTFQFLFFGYLTKLSGRSGADDNTGIGRISGIPTFLAAIGTMSFLAIPGTTGFLSESTFIKLLSAVLEVTDTSAALVLPLLILVCTGLAVGAAAHLKLFLALVLSRPRTNFEDHGKNTTINVSLFLTGALVLIAPVIILSLTNYYAVRVEWLDFSWFKGIGILNVIGLAILLSVGLLGLRHRIKERKLWDCGGLFEGSEVAIASSALSDPLVAPLGRYFSDEAGNSKLDKGFIKILIKLLSSLKAKIRGSDDESISVDLTYSSFTVLTILIVIIIVRLAEGGIWSQLLSYWAF; encoded by the coding sequence ATGACAGTATTGGCTTATCTATCCGTTATCACCTCTCTTCTTGCACCTTTTCTGATCGGGAATGTGCTAGGGGTGGATTTTTTCGGAAAAGATAGTTCGATCGGTCTTGGGGTAACTCTCCAAGCCATATTAGGCGGTTTCATATCTGTATACGTATACGGATATGAAAAAGAAAAAAAGACATTGGTCGTTTTCGGTTACGCCGTTTTTTTCCTTAGCACAGGGATTTGTTATCTAGTAGGAAAAAGTTTATGGTTGATCCTTTTTTGGGAATTGTCCACTATTAGCGCCTTCCTCCTTTATGTCGGAGGTAAATGGAACGATGCATCCATTCGAAGTTTCGTTGCTTTGGTAGCAGCGGGAGGGATTGGTGCTTTCTGTTTTACCTTCTGGATCTTTTCGAATGATCCAAGTTCCGGATTATTTTTCCTGATCTTGGGACTTTTGATCAAGTCCGCATTTTTCGGAGTCCATTTCTGGCTTCCGGAAGCGCATGCAGGAGCTCCGGCGCATGCTTCTGCGGCTTACTCAGGTTTATTAGTTAATCTACCTCTGGTTTTATTTTCCAAATTCGCTTTTCCACTTCTTCCGGGAACCCATTATACAACCGTTCTAATACCGTTAGCCGGAATCGGAGTCTTATGGGCAGGGATTACCGCTTTATTCAGTAGAGAAGTCAAAAAATCCATCGCTTACAGCACTGTAGAGAATATGAATTTTTTATGGTTGAGCTTACTGATTTCCGCGTATTGGCAATCCAGTGAACAGGAAAGTTTGAGAATGTTGAGCAAGGCATTTGGAGTATTATTTCTCATCTCCTTGGTCCACCATAGTATCAGCAAAACCTTCCAATTCTTATTTTTCGGATATCTAACGAAATTATCGGGTAGATCCGGAGCGGATGATAACACAGGGATCGGTAGGATCAGTGGAATTCCCACATTTTTAGCAGCGATCGGGACGATGAGTTTTCTTGCTATCCCTGGAACCACAGGTTTCCTATCCGAGTCCACATTTATCAAATTATTATCCGCAGTTTTGGAAGTTACGGATACAAGTGCTGCTCTTGTCCTTCCGCTTCTTATTTTAGTCTGCACTGGTTTAGCGGTAGGGGCAGCCGCGCACTTAAAACTTTTCCTAGCTCTTGTTCTTTCCAGACCCCGCACTAATTTCGAAGACCATGGTAAGAATACGACGATCAATGTTTCCTTATTCTTAACCGGAGCTTTGGTCCTGATCGCGCCCGTGATCATTCTTAGCCTCACTAATTATTATGCAGTGAGAGTAGAATGGTTGGATTTCTCTTGGTTCAAAGGAATCGGGATTTTAAACGTAATCGGCCTAGCGATTCTCTTAAGCGTAGGGTTATTAGGACTCAGGCATAGGATCAAAGAGAGAAAACTGTGGGATTGTGGCGGGTTATTTGAGGGATCGGAGGTAGCTATTGCGAGTTCGGCGCTTTCCGATCCGTTAGTCGCTCCATTGGGCAGATATTTCTCAGATGAAGCAGGCAATTCCAAATTGGATAAAGGTTTTATTAAAATTTTAATAAAACTACTTTCTTCTTTAAAAGCGAAGATCAGAGGATCGGACGACGAATCCATCTCCGTGGACCTAACTTATTCTTCGTTCACTGTTTTAACGATCCTCATCGTAATTATCATCGTTCGTCTGGCAGAGGGAGGCATATGGTCACAGCTACTTTCTTATTGGGCATTCTGA
- a CDS encoding formate hydrogenase, protein MNFDILLGIGAGVFVLIFLTYVLAPTKNQTNLLFWSVLLIICVAINFAVWIIRDWNEEGTTLQWVLIEATTFVGALLISSSRTEKSFPIAWKFLLINSFGLGIAFLGIILIRSSLHVINQPIDFLAANSASHPEIIWVEIGLWLAIFGYSAKLGLFPNHVWIEDTYGESPSQVSSLLSSFIPVSVCFALRPFVHLDHQLFPHTFSGADGLLVLGILTIFLSIFAVYDRDDIRRISAKVALFHTGALAVFLWMDLSETVFLFMMATNLVVKSLLFISMGIVRMDAGKRELHKIIQVDSINKSALSLFILALFLAFVMPGSPIFVTDIILIKAGQSGGKAFVILVPILGIVFFGVMLYKLAPLLNIKGRPFSKDLSTILRIRMTNGFFLLLLLLSTGCWGFYLLLQGVL, encoded by the coding sequence ATGAACTTCGATATTCTTTTAGGGATCGGAGCAGGGGTTTTTGTCCTAATTTTTCTGACCTACGTTCTAGCTCCTACAAAAAACCAAACAAATTTGCTATTCTGGTCCGTGTTACTTATCATCTGCGTCGCGATCAACTTTGCCGTCTGGATCATTCGGGACTGGAATGAAGAAGGAACTACATTACAATGGGTTCTAATAGAAGCTACTACCTTTGTAGGCGCCTTACTCATCTCTTCCAGTAGAACGGAAAAATCCTTTCCTATCGCCTGGAAATTTCTACTGATCAACTCTTTCGGATTAGGTATCGCCTTCCTCGGAATCATACTCATCCGTTCTTCTTTACATGTGATCAATCAACCGATCGATTTTTTAGCGGCAAATTCCGCCTCTCATCCTGAGATCATCTGGGTAGAGATCGGTCTTTGGCTAGCGATCTTCGGATACAGTGCAAAATTAGGGCTATTTCCGAACCATGTCTGGATCGAGGATACTTACGGAGAAAGTCCTTCGCAGGTTTCTTCCCTGCTTTCTTCATTCATTCCGGTTTCGGTCTGTTTTGCTCTTAGGCCTTTTGTTCATTTAGATCACCAACTCTTCCCTCATACGTTCAGCGGTGCGGACGGTTTGTTGGTATTAGGAATATTAACGATCTTCTTAAGTATTTTTGCGGTATACGACCGCGACGATATCAGAAGGATCTCCGCAAAAGTTGCTCTTTTCCATACAGGAGCGTTAGCTGTCTTTCTGTGGATGGATCTAAGTGAAACTGTTTTCTTATTTATGATGGCGACAAACCTTGTGGTGAAATCGCTTCTATTCATCAGCATGGGAATCGTGAGGATGGACGCCGGAAAGAGAGAACTTCATAAGATCATTCAAGTGGACTCTATAAATAAATCAGCTCTTTCGCTCTTCATCTTAGCCTTGTTCTTGGCGTTCGTAATGCCCGGTTCCCCCATATTCGTGACGGATATCATTCTGATCAAAGCGGGACAAAGCGGTGGGAAAGCATTCGTTATATTAGTCCCGATCTTAGGGATCGTATTTTTCGGAGTGATGTTATACAAACTCGCACCTTTATTAAACATCAAAGGAAGACCTTTTTCAAAAGACCTTTCCACCATTCTTAGGATCAGAATGACAAACGGATTTTTCCTACTTTTACTTCTACTCAGCACCGGATGCTGGGGATTTTACCTGTTATTACAAGGTGTATTATGA
- a CDS encoding metal (Ni/Fe) hydrogenase large subunit, with amino-acid sequence MKNVTGIFHTTETKQTHRFWLTREGIEQETLSKTAEKNLYEDHLNPIWVLRHSLGTDQGPEDYSSMDYQKYLSQDRKHLLEKFLTKSGIKDLVYRGINVPVPTSFYSHAVGPIHAGVIEPGHFRFIVEGEEIQNLDIRLGFQKRGLLEKLKGLNKDSISPYAEAISGDSTIAYAIAFSKAFEEAHNIQVPEEVNFARTVLLEIERIAIHIGDIGAIAGDVGYYPLQGVCAVQRGVPLGVMEALTGSRFGRGALSPGKVRLKKELTESFLSDLALRIENTTSDVAGHFERAAEKSTNRERLQICGVITHKQLKDLGFVGMVEKCTGYSRDLRHHDPSYTLAGESIRLDLDAGQMTGDAWARFYLRYEELKNSGRWLTKAIPVLKNFHKVYENFQKTKVSKAKPGVYFRAVEGWRGPVLVSFSLNFSGEISEAYVRDPSVLNWHALELAVRGENIGDFPLNNKSFNLSYVGVDL; translated from the coding sequence ATGAAAAACGTTACCGGAATTTTTCACACTACCGAAACCAAACAAACTCATCGTTTCTGGCTGACTCGGGAAGGGATAGAGCAGGAAACTTTATCAAAAACCGCAGAAAAAAATCTATATGAAGACCATCTAAATCCGATTTGGGTCCTTAGGCATAGCCTCGGCACTGACCAAGGACCGGAAGATTATTCTTCGATGGATTACCAAAAATATCTATCCCAAGACAGAAAACATCTTCTCGAAAAATTCCTAACTAAATCCGGGATCAAGGATTTGGTTTATAGAGGGATCAACGTTCCTGTTCCCACTTCCTTTTATTCACACGCTGTGGGACCGATCCACGCCGGCGTGATCGAGCCTGGACATTTTCGTTTTATAGTAGAAGGAGAAGAGATCCAAAACCTGGATATTCGGTTAGGTTTTCAAAAAAGGGGTCTTTTGGAAAAATTAAAAGGCCTAAACAAGGATTCTATCTCTCCTTATGCGGAAGCAATTTCCGGAGATTCCACGATCGCCTATGCTATCGCATTCAGTAAAGCATTCGAAGAAGCTCATAACATACAAGTTCCGGAAGAAGTCAACTTTGCCAGGACAGTACTCTTAGAGATCGAAAGGATCGCGATCCATATCGGGGATATAGGGGCAATTGCGGGTGACGTAGGTTATTATCCGTTACAAGGTGTATGCGCAGTACAAAGAGGAGTTCCGTTAGGAGTTATGGAAGCCCTCACAGGTTCTCGCTTCGGAAGAGGGGCCTTAAGTCCCGGAAAAGTCAGACTCAAAAAAGAACTTACAGAATCTTTCTTGAGTGATCTGGCGCTAAGGATCGAAAATACTACTTCGGATGTGGCGGGACATTTCGAAAGAGCTGCCGAAAAATCCACCAATAGGGAACGATTGCAGATTTGCGGAGTGATCACTCATAAACAACTTAAAGATCTAGGTTTTGTAGGAATGGTAGAAAAATGTACCGGCTATTCCAGGGATCTTCGTCATCATGATCCCAGTTATACTCTCGCAGGAGAATCCATCCGCTTGGATCTGGATGCAGGCCAAATGACGGGAGACGCCTGGGCAAGATTCTATCTTCGTTATGAAGAATTGAAGAATAGCGGGCGTTGGCTGACCAAAGCAATTCCAGTATTAAAAAATTTTCATAAAGTCTATGAAAATTTCCAAAAGACGAAAGTTTCCAAAGCAAAACCCGGTGTATATTTCCGGGCGGTTGAAGGATGGAGAGGCCCTGTTTTAGTTTCCTTTTCCCTAAATTTTTCGGGAGAAATTTCGGAAGCTTATGTGAGAGATCCTTCCGTCCTAAATTGGCATGCATTGGAGCTTGCAGTCCGAGGGGAGAATATAGGGGACTTTCCTCTGAATAACAAATCTTTCAACCTCAGCTATGTGGGAGTGGATCTATGA
- a CDS encoding formate hydrogenase, with the protein MSADLSYLIILLTGVVILLENRLKRVVILLGIQGFLLLLPLYQEESGDGFHSIFLAAMVIVFKGILTPIILFWTARRIHSPESTFPKVGYLPTLGLLFAGAAACYFFMDLVSSFFGKSHQYGLLYVLLLIYIGVIGFIVRRNWIGVIACFSIFENGTFLLTLLLKSGVPIGSEFGSFLDAVLIIGAGAALRINSEQYKGEISR; encoded by the coding sequence ATGAGCGCTGACCTTAGTTATCTTATCATTCTACTGACTGGTGTGGTCATTCTTTTAGAAAACAGGCTTAAAAGGGTCGTTATCCTCTTGGGAATCCAAGGTTTTCTTTTACTTCTTCCCTTATACCAAGAAGAAAGCGGGGACGGTTTTCATTCCATCTTTTTAGCGGCAATGGTGATCGTATTCAAAGGGATCTTAACGCCGATCATTCTTTTTTGGACTGCAAGAAGGATCCATTCTCCGGAATCAACTTTTCCTAAAGTAGGATATCTTCCTACACTCGGACTCTTGTTCGCAGGAGCAGCGGCTTGCTACTTCTTCATGGACTTGGTATCCTCTTTTTTCGGAAAGTCCCATCAGTACGGTTTATTATATGTCCTTTTACTGATCTACATAGGAGTAATCGGTTTTATAGTGAGAAGGAACTGGATCGGCGTGATCGCTTGTTTCAGCATTTTTGAGAATGGAACATTTTTACTCACGCTTCTTCTTAAATCCGGAGTTCCGATAGGAAGCGAATTCGGATCCTTCTTGGATGCGGTTTTGATCATCGGAGCCGGCGCCGCCCTTAGGATCAATAGCGAGCAATATAAGGGAGAAATTTCCAGATGA